Part of the Salinimonas lutimaris genome, GCTTTGATCAGGGCAATCTGTTTGATGACGTTGAACTGCGCCGATTTGAGACGAGCTCACCAGATAGCAAAATAAATCTGGGCGTCACCTGGACTTACGATCGCTACGCTGCGACTTTACGCACAACACGATACGGTGAGGTAGAAGATCCTTCTTCTATTGAAGCACGCAACGAGATTATTCCGTCTGAGTGGATTACGGATCTGGATGTACGGGTGGCTATCACCGATGATTTGTCGGTGTCGGTAGGGGCCAACAATCTGTTTGATGTGTACCCCGAAGCCAGCCGCAACCTGGTGGATGAGGTCACCACCTTTACCAACATCTTCCCATATTCTGGCTTTTCACCCTATGGATTCACAGGCCGTTATGTGTATGGGAAAGTCGCTTATACTTTCTGATTTTCAGCCGTGTAAATAGCACCCCAATACTGAGCCGGTCTGAGTTTACTCAGCCGGCTTTTCTTTGTGCTTTCCACTGGTTCAGCCGGGCATACAACACGTCCAGTTCAACCGGTTTACTCAGGTAAGCATCAAATCCACTGTTCAGGTAGGTCTGTACATCGTCAGTGATGGCATTTGCCGTAAACGCGTAGATACAGGCATCAGGGTTGTGCTGCTTAATCATGTTGCACGCCTGCGCCCCATCCATTAACGGCATCTGAATGTCCATTAATACTATATCTGGTTGATGCTGTTGATAGTGGGCTACAGCCTGCTTCCCGTCACCGGCAATAATGATTCTGGCGCCGGTTGGCTCAAGCATAGACTGTATGACCAGTTGATTAATGTCGTTATCTTCGGCAACCAGAATGCACAGGCCGTCGAGAACCGGCAACGTGACAGGCAGATCATCACTGGCCTGACTTTTTTGGTTAGCGCTCACAACATCAAGAGGTAAAAAGACTTTGATGGTGGTGCCTTCACCTTCTTTACTCCTTACCTCAATCATACCTTTCATTATATCAATCAAATTACGGGTAATAGACATGCCTAATCCGGTACCTCCGAATCGGCGCGTCACAGTTGAGTCAGCTTGTGTAAAGCGTTCAAATAAGCCTTGCAGAGCGTTTTCGCTCATGCCGATACCGGAATCTTTAACAACAAATAGCACGCCTTGTGTACCATGACATTCGGCCTGACTGGCCTCAAGCTGAACCTGACCATGAGGGGTAAACTTAACCGCATTAGCAGTAAGATTCAGTAGTATTTGCCTTAAGCGTACCGGGTCGCCCATGCGTGCCGGGTTAAACGGCGCCGGGGTGTGAGATACCAGTGCTATACCTTTTTCTCTGGCCACCGGTCCCAGATCAGAAATCACCGACTCCATCACCGTACTGACGGAAAATTCAATATGCTCCAGGGTCAGCTGATTAGCTTCAATTTTTGAAAAGTCGAGAATGTCGTTGATGATAGTTAACAGTGCCTTACCGGAAAAAAGCGCCCGATCCAGCAATACATTATCCTGATGATCGGCGCTGTCGCGCTTGAGTAGTTGCAATACACCAAGAATGCCGTTTAGCGGGGTGCGGACCTCGTGACTCATATTAGCCAGAAATGCTGACTTGGCTCTGGCACCGGCAAATGCCTGACTGGCGTGTTGATGCTCCTTTTTACTGGCCACGGTCAGACTGCGAAAATACACCATCAGCAGCCCCACAAAAATACCGATGGAAATAATATGCACGCCCAGAGCCAGCAAAAAACTTTGTGAAAGCGTCTCCTGCCTCTCGGAAAGGCTGGCTTTCACCGACAGACTGAACTGGCGCAGCGCCTGTAGCGCGGGTGCGTCGTCTACTTTGACCTG contains:
- a CDS encoding ATP-binding protein; the encoded protein is MQDAEPDSYQYRNRLRLNAIIIIGAGCLLTALSVYFYLQVNRQWHHYSAQNTTTYIVHDQLVQQLGYGGFIHNFKNLVLRKDIETYGVAAHRSLATVYQAIGQLKQLSQYDHNAIVTIEHTVAEYNQKLNEVEKLIGEGKSSEFIDRQVKVDDAPALQALRQFSLSVKASLSERQETLSQSFLLALGVHIISIGIFVGLLMVYFRSLTVASKKEHQHASQAFAGARAKSAFLANMSHEVRTPLNGILGVLQLLKRDSADHQDNVLLDRALFSGKALLTIINDILDFSKIEANQLTLEHIEFSVSTVMESVISDLGPVAREKGIALVSHTPAPFNPARMGDPVRLRQILLNLTANAVKFTPHGQVQLEASQAECHGTQGVLFVVKDSGIGMSENALQGLFERFTQADSTVTRRFGGTGLGMSITRNLIDIMKGMIEVRSKEGEGTTIKVFLPLDVVSANQKSQASDDLPVTLPVLDGLCILVAEDNDINQLVIQSMLEPTGARIIIAGDGKQAVAHYQQHQPDIVLMDIQMPLMDGAQACNMIKQHNPDACIYAFTANAITDDVQTYLNSGFDAYLSKPVELDVLYARLNQWKAQRKAG